One genomic region from Capra hircus breed San Clemente chromosome 18, ASM170441v1, whole genome shotgun sequence encodes:
- the C18H19orf12 gene encoding protein C19orf12 homolog isoform X1 encodes MPVAVEDIMKLLCSISEERKMKAAVKHSGRGALVTGAVAFVGGLVGGPPGLAVGGAVGGLLGAWMTSGQFKPVPQILMELPPAEQQKLFNEATAIIRHLEWTDAVQLTMLVMGSEALQKQLLAMLANYVTRELRAEVQYDD; translated from the exons ATGCCCGTTGCGGTGGAGGACATCATGAAGTTGCTGTGCTCCATCTCTGAGGAGAGGAAGATGAAGGCGGCCGTCAAGCACTCCGGGAGGGGCGCCCTAGTCACCGGGGCCGTGGCCTTCGTTGGTGGCTTGGTGGGCGGCCCACCAGGACTAGCCGTTG GGGGGGCCGTCGGGGGTCTGTTAGGCGCATGGATGACGAGTGGACAGTTTAAGCCAGTTCCTCAGATCCTAATGGAGCTACCGCCTGCCGAGCAGCAGAAGCTCTTTAACGAAGCCACTGCCATCATCAGGCACCTGGAGTGGACGGACGCCGTGCAGCTGACCATGCTGGTCATGGGCAGTGAGGCCCTGCAGAAGCAACTGCTGGCGATGCTGGCCAACTACGTCACCAGGGAACTGCGGGCGGAAGTGCAGTACGACGACTAG
- the C18H19orf12 gene encoding protein C19orf12 homolog isoform X2: MTSGQFKPVPQILMELPPAEQQKLFNEATAIIRHLEWTDAVQLTMLVMGSEALQKQLLAMLANYVTRELRAEVQYDD; the protein is encoded by the coding sequence ATGACGAGTGGACAGTTTAAGCCAGTTCCTCAGATCCTAATGGAGCTACCGCCTGCCGAGCAGCAGAAGCTCTTTAACGAAGCCACTGCCATCATCAGGCACCTGGAGTGGACGGACGCCGTGCAGCTGACCATGCTGGTCATGGGCAGTGAGGCCCTGCAGAAGCAACTGCTGGCGATGCTGGCCAACTACGTCACCAGGGAACTGCGGGCGGAAGTGCAGTACGACGACTAG